In Flavobacterium sp. CBA20B-1, one DNA window encodes the following:
- the purN gene encoding phosphoribosylglycinamide formyltransferase has protein sequence MKNIVLMASGSGSNAENIICFFRDKNILCNFHIITNKKDAFVLERAKKLNVPAEVITKNQNEEGVLLDRINELKPDLIVLAGYLLLFPAEIVALYPNKIINIHPALLPKFGGKGMYGSFVHEAVVAHKESETGITIHYVSEHYDEGAVIFQAKTPVVVTDTPLDIANKVHKLEYEHFPKVIEKLLND, from the coding sequence ATGAAAAACATTGTTTTAATGGCTTCTGGGTCGGGTAGTAACGCTGAAAATATTATTTGTTTTTTTAGAGATAAAAATATTTTGTGCAATTTTCATATCATTACTAATAAAAAGGATGCTTTTGTTTTGGAACGTGCCAAAAAATTAAATGTTCCTGCCGAAGTAATTACAAAAAACCAAAATGAGGAGGGTGTTTTGCTTGATAGAATCAATGAATTAAAGCCCGATTTAATTGTTTTGGCTGGATATTTACTGTTGTTTCCTGCCGAAATTGTGGCTTTGTATCCTAATAAAATAATAAATATTCATCCGGCATTGTTGCCCAAATTTGGCGGCAAAGGCATGTATGGGTCGTTTGTACACGAAGCGGTTGTTGCCCATAAAGAAAGCGAAACTGGCATCACTATTCACTATGTGAGCGAACATTACGACGAAGGTGCTGTGATTTTTCAGGCAAAAACGCCGGTTGTGGTAACCGATACACCTTTAGATATTGCCAATAAAGTTCATAAACTAGAGTATGAACATTTCCCGAAAGTGATCGAAAAATTATTGAACGATTAA
- the rnhA gene encoding ribonuclease HI, giving the protein MQPEILLYTDGSSRGNPGPGGYGVILHLNNTKHYKELSKGYRKTTNNRMELLAVIVGLEALTKDNLTVLVVSDSKYVVDSVAKGWVFGWEKKGFAGKKNPDLWQRFLKVYRKHKVSFQWIKGHNNHPMNERCDFLAVQASKEPKLLIDEFYESEEGMLL; this is encoded by the coding sequence ATGCAACCCGAAATTCTTTTATATACCGATGGTTCATCGCGCGGCAATCCAGGTCCGGGTGGATATGGCGTGATCCTTCATTTAAACAACACCAAGCATTACAAAGAATTATCAAAAGGATATCGCAAAACCACGAACAACCGTATGGAATTGTTGGCAGTAATTGTGGGGTTAGAAGCTTTAACAAAAGACAATTTAACGGTTTTGGTGGTTTCTGATTCCAAATATGTCGTAGATTCTGTTGCAAAAGGCTGGGTTTTTGGTTGGGAAAAAAAGGGTTTTGCAGGGAAGAAAAACCCCGATTTATGGCAACGATTTTTAAAAGTGTACCGCAAACATAAAGTGAGCTTTCAATGGATCAAAGGGCACAACAACCACCCAATGAACGAACGTTGCGATTTCTTGGCAGTTCAGGCATCAAAAGAACCAAAATTGTTAATTGATGAATTTTACGAAAGCGAAGAAGGGATGTTGTTATAA
- a CDS encoding PfkB family carbohydrate kinase — protein sequence MNKLLIVGTVAFDAIETPFGKTDKILGGAATYIGLSAAHFNVKSAIVSVVGNDFPQEYLDLLSSKNIDISGIEVVKDGKTFFWSGLYHNDLNSRDTLDTQLNVLADFNPVVPQDFKDSDVIMLGNLHPNIQISVLDQLTAKPKLVVLDTMNFWMDCALEELKQVLKRVDVLTINDEEARQLSGAYSLVKAAEIIHEMGPKYVVIKKGEHGALLFNNDQVFFAPALPLKEVFDPTGAGDTFAGGFSGYLAQQGIVSFHNMKNAIIHGSNLASFCVEKFGTERMEQLDKEEVNARLQQFKMLTQFDIELTQ from the coding sequence ATGAACAAATTATTGATTGTAGGAACGGTTGCTTTTGATGCGATTGAAACACCTTTTGGCAAAACCGACAAAATTCTTGGAGGTGCTGCAACTTACATCGGACTTTCAGCCGCACATTTTAATGTAAAATCAGCCATCGTTTCTGTAGTTGGGAACGATTTTCCGCAAGAATATTTAGATTTATTATCAAGCAAAAACATCGATATTTCTGGAATTGAAGTAGTAAAAGACGGCAAAACATTTTTTTGGAGTGGATTGTATCACAACGACTTAAATTCGCGCGATACATTGGATACACAATTAAATGTTTTGGCAGATTTTAATCCAGTGGTTCCGCAAGATTTTAAAGATTCTGATGTAATCATGCTAGGAAATTTGCATCCAAACATTCAAATCAGTGTTTTAGACCAGTTAACCGCAAAACCTAAATTGGTTGTTTTAGACACCATGAATTTTTGGATGGATTGTGCTTTGGAAGAACTAAAACAAGTTTTAAAACGTGTAGATGTGCTTACCATTAATGATGAAGAAGCGCGCCAGCTTTCAGGAGCATATTCATTGGTGAAAGCAGCAGAAATTATTCACGAAATGGGACCAAAATACGTGGTGATTAAAAAAGGTGAACACGGCGCTTTACTTTTCAACAATGACCAAGTGTTTTTTGCACCGGCATTGCCTTTGAAAGAAGTGTTTGATCCAACGGGAGCCGGTGACACCTTTGCTGGTGGTTTTTCAGGCTATTTAGCGCAGCAAGGAATTGTTTCGTTCCACAACATGAAAAACGCGATTATTCACGGTTCCAATTTGGCATCGTTCTGTGTTGAAAAATTCGGAACCGAGCGCATGGAGCAATTAGATAAAGAAGAAGTAAACGCACGTTTGCAACAATTTAAAATGTTAACACAGTTCGATATAGAACTAACACAATAA
- a CDS encoding amidophosphoribosyltransferase, with protein sequence MSDAIKHECGIAFLRLKKPLSFYKEKYGSSFYAIQKMYLLMEKQHNRGQDGAGLASIKLDMEPGERYISRVRSNKTSPIQDIFAQINGRINEELELMPELANDVDALKKHIPYLGEVFLGHVRYGTFGKNNIESVHPFLRQNNWMHRNLIVAGNFNLTNVKVLFDDLVRLGQHPKEMADTVTVMEKIGHFLDDEVEELYFDVRDKEGLSKKDASPVIGERLDVARILRRASKNWDGGFAMAGMLGHGDAFVLRDPAGIRPAFYYEDDEIVAVASERPVIQTAFNVPFTDIKELDPGKAIIIKKNGAVSFEQILDPLERKACSFERIYFSRGNDASIYQERKMLGRTMMPMILKELNNDVENAVFSYIPNTAEVSYFGMVEGAQEFLNKQKTEQILALKDELSPEKINEILSKTIRSEKITIKDAKLRTFITDDSNRDDMVEHVYDVTYGVVKPTDTLIVIDDSIVRGTTLKKSIVKMLDRLNPKKIIVVSSAPQIRYPDCYGIDMAKMETLIAFNATLELLKDRNMYHIIDEVYQKCKKQENLPDEEVVNFVKEIYAPFTDEEISDKISEMLHPETVKADLKVMFQTVENLHISCPDNLGDWYFTGNYPTAGGNRVVNRAFMNFVEGKDARAY encoded by the coding sequence ATGAGCGACGCTATAAAACACGAATGTGGTATTGCATTTTTACGATTAAAAAAACCGCTTTCTTTTTACAAAGAAAAATACGGTTCTAGCTTTTATGCCATTCAGAAAATGTATTTGCTAATGGAAAAACAGCACAACCGCGGACAAGATGGTGCGGGTTTGGCAAGCATTAAGCTAGATATGGAACCAGGCGAACGCTACATTAGCCGAGTGCGTTCTAACAAAACGTCGCCTATTCAAGATATTTTTGCACAAATAAACGGGCGTATCAACGAAGAATTGGAATTAATGCCCGAGTTGGCAAACGATGTAGATGCACTAAAAAAACACATACCTTATTTGGGGGAAGTGTTTTTAGGGCACGTACGCTACGGAACTTTCGGAAAAAACAACATAGAAAGCGTGCACCCGTTTTTGCGTCAGAACAATTGGATGCATCGCAACCTTATTGTGGCCGGAAACTTTAACTTAACCAACGTAAAGGTTTTGTTTGATGATTTGGTGCGTTTGGGGCAACATCCAAAGGAAATGGCAGATACGGTGACGGTGATGGAAAAAATTGGTCATTTTTTAGACGATGAAGTAGAAGAGTTGTATTTCGATGTTCGCGATAAAGAAGGCTTGTCTAAAAAAGATGCATCACCAGTAATCGGTGAGCGTTTAGACGTTGCACGTATTTTGCGCAGAGCATCTAAAAACTGGGACGGCGGTTTTGCAATGGCAGGAATGTTGGGGCATGGCGATGCATTTGTGTTGCGTGATCCGGCAGGAATTCGTCCCGCTTTTTATTACGAAGACGATGAAATTGTTGCCGTAGCATCAGAGCGTCCGGTGATTCAAACAGCATTTAACGTTCCTTTTACCGATATTAAAGAATTAGATCCCGGAAAAGCAATTATTATCAAGAAAAATGGTGCGGTTTCTTTTGAACAAATTTTAGATCCTTTGGAGCGAAAAGCCTGTTCGTTTGAACGTATTTATTTTTCTCGCGGAAATGACGCATCGATCTACCAAGAGCGAAAAATGTTGGGCAGAACCATGATGCCTATGATTTTGAAGGAATTGAATAACGATGTTGAAAATGCGGTATTCTCGTATATTCCTAACACCGCCGAAGTATCCTATTTTGGAATGGTGGAAGGGGCACAAGAATTTTTAAATAAGCAAAAAACGGAACAAATTTTAGCTTTGAAAGACGAATTGTCTCCTGAAAAAATAAACGAAATTTTATCAAAAACCATCCGCTCAGAAAAAATTACCATTAAAGATGCCAAGTTGCGCACGTTTATCACAGACGACAGTAACCGCGACGATATGGTGGAACATGTATATGATGTAACTTACGGCGTTGTGAAACCAACCGATACCTTGATTGTGATTGATGACAGCATTGTGCGAGGAACTACCTTGAAAAAATCGATTGTAAAAATGTTGGATCGATTAAATCCTAAGAAAATCATCGTAGTTTCATCGGCTCCGCAAATTCGTTATCCAGATTGTTACGGAATCGATATGGCAAAAATGGAAACTTTAATTGCTTTTAACGCCACCTTAGAATTGCTGAAAGACCGTAACATGTATCATATCATTGACGAAGTGTATCAGAAATGTAAAAAACAAGAAAATTTGCCCGATGAAGAAGTGGTGAATTTTGTAAAAGAAATATATGCGCCGTTTACCGACGAAGAAATTTCTGATAAAATCTCTGAAATGTTGCACCCAGAAACGGTAAAAGCCGATTTAAAAGTAATGTTTCAAACGGTAGAGAATTTACATATTTCGTGCCCTGATAACTTAGGTGATTGGTATTTTACCGGAAATTATCCAACAGCAGGCGGAAACCGCGTAGTAAACCGAGCGTTTATGAACTTTGTGGAAGGAAAAGACGCCAGAGCGTATTAA